The following are encoded in a window of Massilia sp. R2A-15 genomic DNA:
- the nuoH gene encoding NADH-quinone oxidoreductase subunit NuoH: MIVTAQSHGTALLGSSLWMLVWTLVKILCVLLPLMGLVAYATLWERKLIGWIQIRIGPNRVGPAGLLQPIADALKLLLKEIVVPTKATTSLFILGPILTIAPALAAWVVVPFGPQVALADVNAGLLLLMAITSLEVYGIIIAGWSSNSKYSFMGAMRASAQMISYEIPMGFVLVVVLLVSGSLNFSDIVAVQQRGSMVEHGLSFLSWNWLPLLPLFVVYLTSGLAECNRHPFDVVEGESEIVAGHMVEYSGMSYAMFMLAEYANMILIGVLASIMFLGGWAAPLKVLEFGGGFGGFFWLFAKTFFIVSLFVWVRGTFPRYRYDQIMRLGWKVFIPLTLVWLVLVAGVMQTSWNIWK; encoded by the coding sequence ATGATCGTTACCGCCCAGTCCCACGGAACGGCCTTGCTCGGCTCTTCGTTGTGGATGCTGGTCTGGACCCTCGTCAAGATCCTCTGCGTGCTGCTGCCGCTGATGGGCCTCGTCGCTTACGCCACCCTGTGGGAGCGCAAGCTGATCGGCTGGATCCAGATCCGTATCGGCCCGAACCGGGTCGGCCCGGCCGGCCTGCTGCAGCCGATCGCCGACGCGCTCAAGCTGCTGTTGAAAGAAATCGTCGTCCCGACCAAGGCCACCACCAGCCTGTTCATCCTCGGCCCGATCCTGACGATCGCGCCGGCGCTGGCCGCCTGGGTCGTGGTGCCGTTCGGCCCGCAAGTGGCGCTGGCGGACGTCAACGCCGGCCTGCTGCTGCTGATGGCGATCACCTCGCTCGAAGTCTACGGCATCATCATCGCCGGCTGGTCGTCGAACTCGAAGTACTCGTTCATGGGCGCCATGCGCGCCTCGGCCCAGATGATCTCCTACGAAATCCCGATGGGCTTCGTGCTGGTGGTCGTGCTGCTGGTATCGGGCTCGCTGAACTTCTCCGACATCGTCGCCGTGCAGCAGCGCGGTTCGATGGTCGAGCATGGCCTGTCCTTCCTTTCCTGGAACTGGCTGCCGCTGCTGCCGCTGTTCGTGGTCTACCTGACCTCGGGTCTCGCCGAGTGCAACCGCCACCCGTTCGACGTGGTGGAGGGCGAGTCGGAAATCGTCGCCGGCCACATGGTGGAATACTCGGGCATGTCGTACGCGATGTTCATGCTGGCCGAATACGCCAACATGATCCTGATCGGCGTACTGGCTTCGATCATGTTCCTCGGCGGCTGGGCTGCGCCGCTCAAGGTCCTCGAATTTGGCGGTGGTTTCGGCGGCTTCTTCTGGCTGTTCGCCAAGACCTTCTTCATCGTCTCCCTGTTCGTGTGGGTACGCGGCACGTTCCCGCGCTACCGCTATGACCAGATCATGCGCCTCGGCTGGAAAGTGTTCATTCCGCTGACCCTGGTCTGGCTGGTCCTGGTCGCAGGCGTAATGCAGACGTCCTGGAACATTTGGAAGTAA
- the nuoG gene encoding NADH-quinone oxidoreductase subunit NuoG gives MVEIEIDGKKVEVPPGSMVMDAANKIGTYIPHFCYHKKLSIAANCRMCLVEVEKAPKPLPACATPVSAGMIVRSNSEKAVQAQKSVMEFLLINHPLDCPICDQGGECQLQDLAVGYGKSNSRYEEEKRVVPPKDAGPLISMAEMTRCIHCTRCVRFGQEVAGVMELGMLGRGEHAEITSFVGKTVDSEVSGNMIDLCPVGALTSKPFRYSARTWELSRRKSVSPHDSLGSNLIVQVKGGKVMRVLPLENEAINECWLSDKDRFSYEGLDSAERLTAPMIKQGNQWQETDWQTALEYVAHGLRNIKHEHGADAIAAVATPHSTLEEMTLLAKAMRGIGSENIDFRLRQTDFALDGQVTPWLGMPIAALSTVKRAFVIGSFLRKDHPLVATRLRAAVKAGAKLTVLNGADDELLIPGATRMSAAPSDWVASLSDIIAAIAKDKGIDAPAGFDKIKADAPGKTVAANLAGDGEGVILLGNAAMYHPQASQIHAAAQWIANATGAKLGYLVDAANTVGGYLAGATAKNAVELFSQPKKAYVLLNAEPELDAANPQQAVAALKGAEMVVAMSAFKHGMDYADVLLPISPFSETSGTFVNCEGRAQSFNGTVKPMGDARPAWKVLRVLGNLLGLTGFDYDTSEAIRDEVLGKGVTDLSAKLSNTSTIAAVAATFGDKGSLERVTDVPIYFADAIARRSEPLLRTADAQAPLAHLPVALAEKLGVKAGDTVKVTQGTGSAILVAAIDKGLPVNAVRVAAAHPSTAMLGAMFGAIHIEKAGEGK, from the coding sequence ATGGTTGAAATTGAAATTGACGGTAAGAAGGTAGAAGTCCCACCGGGTTCGATGGTGATGGACGCTGCCAACAAGATCGGTACGTACATCCCGCACTTCTGCTATCACAAGAAATTGTCGATCGCGGCCAACTGCCGCATGTGCCTGGTCGAAGTAGAGAAGGCGCCCAAGCCGCTGCCGGCCTGCGCCACGCCGGTCTCGGCCGGCATGATCGTGCGTTCGAACAGCGAAAAAGCTGTCCAGGCGCAGAAGTCGGTCATGGAATTCCTGCTGATTAACCACCCGCTCGACTGCCCGATCTGCGACCAGGGCGGCGAATGCCAGCTGCAGGACCTCGCGGTCGGCTACGGCAAGTCGAACTCGCGCTACGAAGAAGAAAAGCGCGTGGTGCCGCCGAAAGACGCCGGCCCGCTGATCTCGATGGCCGAGATGACCCGCTGCATCCACTGCACCCGCTGCGTGCGCTTCGGCCAGGAAGTGGCCGGCGTGATGGAGCTGGGCATGCTGGGCCGCGGCGAGCACGCCGAAATCACCTCCTTCGTCGGCAAGACCGTCGACTCCGAAGTGTCGGGCAATATGATCGACCTGTGCCCGGTCGGCGCGCTGACGTCGAAACCGTTCCGCTACAGCGCCCGTACCTGGGAACTGTCGCGCCGCAAGTCGGTATCGCCGCACGATTCGCTCGGCTCGAACCTGATCGTCCAGGTCAAGGGCGGCAAGGTCATGCGCGTTCTGCCGCTGGAAAACGAAGCGATCAACGAATGCTGGCTGTCCGACAAGGACCGCTTCTCGTACGAAGGCCTGGACAGCGCAGAGCGCCTGACCGCGCCGATGATCAAGCAGGGCAACCAGTGGCAAGAGACCGACTGGCAGACCGCGCTCGAATACGTCGCCCACGGCCTGCGCAACATCAAGCATGAGCATGGCGCCGATGCGATCGCCGCCGTCGCCACGCCGCACTCGACGCTGGAAGAGATGACCCTGCTGGCCAAGGCCATGCGCGGCATCGGTTCCGAGAACATCGACTTCCGCCTGCGCCAGACCGACTTCGCCCTCGACGGCCAGGTCACGCCGTGGCTGGGCATGCCGATCGCCGCGCTGTCGACCGTCAAGCGCGCGTTCGTCATCGGTTCGTTCCTTCGCAAGGACCACCCGCTGGTCGCCACCCGCCTGCGCGCCGCCGTCAAGGCCGGCGCCAAGCTGACGGTATTGAACGGCGCCGACGACGAGCTGCTGATCCCGGGCGCGACCCGCATGAGCGCCGCGCCGTCGGACTGGGTCGCCTCGCTGTCGGACATCATCGCCGCCATCGCCAAGGACAAGGGCATCGACGCGCCTGCCGGCTTCGACAAGATCAAGGCCGACGCACCGGGCAAGACCGTTGCCGCCAACCTCGCCGGCGACGGCGAAGGCGTCATCCTGCTCGGTAACGCCGCCATGTACCATCCGCAGGCGTCGCAGATTCACGCGGCCGCCCAGTGGATCGCCAATGCCACCGGCGCCAAGCTCGGCTACCTGGTCGACGCCGCCAACACGGTCGGCGGCTACCTGGCCGGCGCTACCGCCAAGAACGCGGTCGAACTGTTCTCGCAGCCGAAGAAAGCCTACGTGCTGCTCAACGCCGAACCGGAACTGGACGCGGCCAACCCGCAACAGGCCGTCGCCGCGCTGAAGGGCGCCGAGATGGTCGTCGCGATGAGCGCATTCAAGCACGGCATGGACTACGCCGACGTGCTGCTGCCGATTTCGCCGTTCAGCGAAACCTCGGGCACCTTCGTCAACTGCGAAGGCCGCGCGCAAAGCTTCAACGGCACAGTCAAGCCGATGGGCGACGCCCGCCCGGCCTGGAAAGTGCTGCGCGTGCTGGGCAACCTGCTGGGTCTGACCGGTTTCGACTACGACACCTCCGAAGCGATCCGCGACGAAGTGCTGGGCAAGGGCGTGACCGACCTGTCGGCCAAGCTCTCGAACACGTCCACCATCGCCGCGGTTGCCGCGACCTTTGGCGACAAGGGTTCGCTCGAGCGCGTCACCGACGTGCCGATCTACTTCGCCGACGCGATTGCGCGCCGTTCCGAGCCGCTGCTGCGCACGGCCGATGCGCAGGCGCCGCTGGCGCACCTGCCAGTGGCCCTGGCCGAGAAGCTGGGCGTGAAAGCCGGCGACACCGTCAAGGTCACCCAGGGAACCGGCTCGGCCATCCTGGTCGCCGCGATCGACAAGGGCCTGCCGGTGAACGCCGTGCGCGTCGCCGCGGCCCATCCATCGACCGCCATGCTGGGCGCGATGTTCGGCGCCATCCACATTGAAAAAGCAGGGGAGGGCAAGTAA
- the nuoF gene encoding NADH-quinone oxidoreductase subunit NuoF, with amino-acid sequence MTSLHDRHIKPVILAGLDGANWHLNDYVKRGGYSALRRILEEKITPEQIIADLKASGLRGRGGAGFPTGLKWSFMPRQFPGQKYLVCNTDEGEPGTFKDRDIIRYNPHALIEGMAIGAYAMGITVGYNYIHGEIWREYELFEEALEEARAAGFLGDKIMGSDFNFQLHAAHGYGAYICGEETALLESLEGKKGQPRFKPPFPASFGLYGKPTTINNTETFAAVPFILNMGAENYMAMGKPNNGGSKIFSISGDVERPGNYEVPLGTPFATLMELAGGMRGGKKIKAVIPGGSSAPVVRGDVMMNTDLDYDSIAKAGSMLGSGAVIVMDETRCMVKSLLRLSYFYYEESCGQCTPCREGTGWMYRMVHRIEHGQGRPDDMDLLNNIADNIKGRTICALGDAAAMPVQAMIKNFREEFEYHIEHKHCLVPAYI; translated from the coding sequence ATGACCAGCCTGCACGACCGTCACATCAAGCCGGTGATCCTGGCCGGCCTCGATGGCGCCAACTGGCACCTGAACGACTACGTCAAGCGCGGCGGCTACAGCGCGCTGCGCCGCATCCTCGAAGAGAAGATCACGCCGGAACAGATCATCGCCGACCTGAAGGCTTCGGGCCTGCGCGGGCGCGGCGGCGCCGGTTTCCCGACCGGCCTGAAGTGGAGCTTCATGCCGCGCCAGTTCCCTGGCCAGAAATACCTCGTCTGCAATACCGACGAAGGCGAGCCGGGCACCTTCAAGGACCGCGACATCATCCGCTACAACCCGCACGCGCTGATCGAAGGCATGGCCATCGGCGCCTACGCGATGGGCATTACCGTGGGCTACAACTACATCCACGGTGAAATCTGGCGCGAGTACGAGCTGTTCGAAGAAGCGCTGGAAGAGGCGCGCGCCGCTGGCTTCCTGGGCGACAAGATCATGGGCAGCGACTTCAACTTCCAGCTGCACGCGGCCCACGGCTACGGCGCCTACATCTGCGGCGAAGAGACCGCCCTGCTCGAGTCGCTCGAAGGCAAGAAGGGACAGCCGCGCTTCAAGCCGCCGTTCCCGGCTTCGTTCGGCCTGTACGGCAAGCCGACCACGATCAACAACACCGAGACGTTTGCGGCCGTCCCGTTCATCCTGAACATGGGCGCCGAGAACTACATGGCGATGGGCAAGCCGAACAACGGCGGCTCGAAGATCTTCTCGATCTCGGGCGACGTCGAGCGTCCGGGCAACTACGAAGTTCCGCTGGGCACGCCGTTCGCGACCCTGATGGAGCTGGCCGGCGGCATGCGCGGCGGCAAAAAGATCAAGGCCGTGATTCCTGGCGGTTCGTCGGCGCCTGTCGTGCGCGGCGACGTCATGATGAACACCGACCTCGACTACGATTCGATCGCCAAGGCCGGCTCGATGCTCGGCTCGGGCGCCGTGATCGTCATGGACGAGACGCGCTGCATGGTCAAGTCGCTGCTGCGCCTGTCGTACTTCTACTACGAAGAATCGTGCGGCCAGTGCACCCCATGCCGCGAAGGCACGGGCTGGATGTACCGCATGGTCCACCGTATCGAGCACGGCCAGGGCCGTCCGGACGACATGGATCTCTTGAACAACATCGCCGACAACATCAAGGGCCGCACCATCTGCGCGCTCGGCGATGCGGCCGCGATGCCGGTCCAGGCCATGATCAAGAACTTCCGCGAAGAATTTGAATACCACATCGAGCACAAGCATTGCCTCGTGCCCGCTTATATCTAA
- the nuoE gene encoding NADH-quinone oxidoreductase subunit NuoE, translated as MLLSELCYKKIDRELAKYPADQRQSAVMAALAHAQVELGWLSPETMQEIADYIGMPAIAVQEVATFYNMYNVKPVGTHKISVCTNLPCALSGGVHAAKRLQDKLGIGFRETTADGKFTLVEGECMGACGDAPVMIVNNHRMCSFMSDEKIDALVEELNK; from the coding sequence ATGTTGTTATCTGAACTTTGCTACAAAAAAATCGACCGCGAGTTGGCCAAGTATCCGGCCGACCAGCGCCAGTCGGCCGTGATGGCCGCGCTGGCCCACGCCCAGGTCGAACTGGGCTGGCTGTCGCCGGAAACCATGCAGGAAATCGCCGACTACATCGGCATGCCTGCCATCGCCGTGCAGGAAGTGGCGACGTTCTACAACATGTACAACGTCAAGCCGGTCGGCACCCACAAGATCTCGGTCTGCACCAACCTGCCATGCGCGCTGTCGGGCGGCGTCCACGCCGCCAAGCGCCTGCAGGACAAGCTGGGCATCGGCTTCCGTGAAACGACGGCCGACGGCAAATTCACCCTGGTCGAAGGCGAGTGCATGGGCGCTTGCGGCGACGCGCCGGTGATGATCGTCAACAACCACCGCATGTGCTCCTTCATGAGCGATGAAAAGATCGACGCCCTGGTAGAGGAACTGAACAAATGA
- a CDS encoding NADH-quinone oxidoreductase subunit D yields the protein MAELKNYTLNFGPQHPAAHGVLRLVLELDGEVIQRADPHIGLLHRATEKLAETRTYLQSVPYMDRLDYVSMMSNEHAYVLAIEKLLGIQAPIRAQYIRVMFDEITRLLNHLMWLGAHALDVGAMGPFLYAFRDREDLFDVYEAVSGARMHAAYYRPGGVYRDLPDAMPKHKASIIRSAKAIDALNEARQGSLLDFIDDFSNRFVKYVDEYETLLTDNRIWKQRTVGIGVVSPEAAKAMGFTGAMLRGSGIEWDLRKTQPYAVYDKMDFDVPVGTNGDCYDRYLVRVEEMRQSNRIIKQASAWLRANPGPVMIDNHKIAPPSRVDMKTNMESLIHHFKLFTEGMHVPEGEAYAAVEHPKGEFGIYIVSDGANKPYRLKIRAPDYAHLQSLDEMARGHMIADAVTIIGTQDIVFGSIDR from the coding sequence ATGGCTGAACTTAAGAATTACACCCTCAACTTCGGTCCGCAGCACCCGGCCGCGCACGGCGTGCTGCGCCTGGTGCTCGAGCTGGACGGCGAAGTGATCCAGCGCGCCGACCCGCACATCGGCCTGCTGCACCGCGCTACCGAAAAGCTGGCCGAGACCCGCACCTACCTGCAGTCGGTGCCGTACATGGACCGCCTCGACTACGTGTCGATGATGAGCAACGAGCACGCCTACGTGCTGGCCATCGAGAAGCTGCTCGGCATCCAGGCGCCGATCCGCGCCCAGTACATCCGGGTGATGTTCGACGAGATCACCCGCCTGCTGAACCACCTGATGTGGCTCGGCGCGCACGCGCTCGACGTCGGCGCCATGGGCCCGTTCCTGTACGCCTTCCGCGACCGTGAAGACCTGTTCGACGTCTACGAAGCGGTGTCGGGCGCGCGCATGCACGCGGCCTACTACCGTCCGGGCGGCGTGTACCGCGACCTGCCGGACGCGATGCCGAAGCACAAGGCCTCGATCATCCGCTCGGCCAAGGCCATCGACGCCCTCAACGAAGCGCGCCAGGGTTCGCTGCTGGACTTCATCGACGACTTCTCGAACCGCTTCGTCAAGTACGTCGACGAATACGAAACCCTGCTGACCGACAACCGCATCTGGAAACAGCGCACCGTCGGCATCGGCGTCGTCTCGCCGGAAGCGGCCAAGGCGATGGGCTTCACCGGCGCCATGCTGCGCGGTTCGGGCATCGAGTGGGACCTGCGCAAGACCCAGCCGTACGCTGTGTACGACAAGATGGACTTCGACGTCCCTGTGGGCACCAACGGCGACTGCTACGACCGTTACCTGGTGCGCGTCGAAGAGATGCGCCAGTCGAACCGCATCATCAAGCAGGCATCGGCCTGGCTGCGCGCCAATCCGGGCCCGGTGATGATCGACAACCACAAGATCGCGCCGCCGTCGCGGGTCGACATGAAGACCAACATGGAATCGCTGATCCACCACTTCAAGCTGTTCACCGAAGGCATGCACGTGCCGGAAGGCGAAGCGTATGCGGCGGTCGAGCATCCGAAGGGCGAATTCGGTATCTACATCGTGTCGGACGGCGCCAACAAGCCGTACCGCCTGAAGATCCGCGCCCCGGACTATGCCCACCTGCAGAGCCTGGACGAAATGGCGCGCGGCCACATGATCGCCGACGCCGTCACCATCATCGGAACGCAAGACATCGTATTCGGCAGCATCGACCGCTAA
- a CDS encoding NADH-quinone oxidoreductase subunit C, translating to MTTKLETLQSALQTALGEGAVVTAALGEVTVVVKASAYLAAMQTLRDDPTLQFEQLIDLCGVDYSSYGEGTWDGLRFAAVSHLLSLAHNWRVRVRVFAPDDEMPVLASVAGIWRSANWYEREAFDLYGILFEGHNDLRRILTDYGFIGHPFRKDFPISGYVEMRYDPEQKRVIYQPVTIEPREIIPRVIREETYGMK from the coding sequence ATGACGACCAAACTCGAAACCCTGCAATCCGCCCTGCAAACCGCGCTGGGCGAGGGCGCCGTCGTCACTGCCGCCCTTGGCGAAGTGACCGTCGTCGTCAAGGCTAGCGCCTATCTGGCCGCGATGCAGACCCTGCGCGACGACCCGACCCTCCAGTTCGAACAGCTGATCGACCTGTGCGGCGTGGACTATTCCTCCTACGGCGAAGGCACGTGGGACGGCCTGCGTTTCGCCGCCGTCTCGCACCTGCTGTCGCTGGCCCACAACTGGCGCGTGCGCGTGCGCGTGTTCGCCCCGGACGACGAGATGCCGGTGCTGGCCTCGGTGGCCGGCATCTGGCGTTCGGCCAACTGGTACGAGCGCGAGGCGTTCGACCTGTACGGCATCCTGTTCGAAGGCCACAACGACCTGCGCCGCATCCTGACCGACTATGGCTTCATCGGCCATCCGTTCCGCAAGGACTTCCCGATTTCGGGCTACGTCGAGATGCGCTACGACCCCGAGCAGAAGCGCGTGATCTACCAACCCGTGACGATCGAGCCGCGTGAAATCATTCCGCGCGTGATCCGCGAAGAAACCTACGGGATGAAATAA
- a CDS encoding NADH-quinone oxidoreductase subunit B family protein → MAIEGVLNEGFITTTADKLINWARTGSMFPMTFGLACCAVEMMHTGAARYDMDRFGVVFRPSPRQSDVMIVAGTLCNKMAPALRKVYDQMPEPRWVISMGSCANGGGYYHYSYSVVRGCDRIVPVDVYVPGCPPTAEALLYGILQLQNKIKRTNTIAR, encoded by the coding sequence ATGGCAATTGAAGGCGTATTAAACGAAGGTTTCATTACCACCACAGCCGACAAGCTGATCAACTGGGCCCGCACCGGATCGATGTTTCCGATGACGTTCGGCCTGGCTTGCTGCGCGGTCGAGATGATGCACACGGGCGCGGCCCGCTACGACATGGACCGCTTCGGCGTCGTGTTCCGCCCGTCGCCGCGCCAGTCCGACGTGATGATCGTCGCCGGCACGCTGTGCAACAAGATGGCGCCGGCGCTGCGCAAGGTCTACGACCAGATGCCGGAGCCGCGCTGGGTCATTTCGATGGGCTCGTGCGCCAACGGCGGCGGCTACTACCACTACTCTTACTCGGTGGTGCGCGGCTGCGACCGCATCGTTCCGGTCGACGTCTACGTCCCGGGCTGCCCGCCGACCGCCGAAGCGCTGCTGTACGGCATCCTGCAGCTGCAGAACAAGATCAAGCGCACCAACACCATCGCCCGCTGA
- a CDS encoding NADH-quinone oxidoreductase subunit A produces MNLENYFPVLLFILVGVGVGVVPQILGKLLGPHKPDSAKLSPYECGFEAFEDARMKFDVRYYLVAILFILFDLETAFFFPWGVAMKDLGWSGFVTMMVFIAEFVVGYWYIWKKGALDWE; encoded by the coding sequence GTGAACCTCGAAAATTATTTCCCCGTATTGCTGTTCATCCTCGTCGGCGTCGGCGTCGGAGTGGTGCCCCAGATCCTGGGCAAGCTGCTCGGCCCGCACAAGCCCGACTCGGCCAAGCTCTCGCCCTACGAGTGCGGCTTCGAAGCGTTTGAAGACGCGCGCATGAAGTTCGATGTCCGCTATTATCTCGTCGCTATCCTGTTTATTTTGTTCGATCTGGAAACCGCATTCTTCTTCCCTTGGGGCGTTGCAATGAAGGATCTGGGCTGGTCCGGGTTCGTCACGATGATGGTGTTCATCGCCGAATTCGTGGTCGGTTATTGGTACATCTGGAAGAAAGGTGCCCTTGATTGGGAATAA
- the secG gene encoding preprotein translocase subunit SecG, protein MNTLFNLIVVVQVLSALIIIGLVLLQHGKGADMGAAFGSGASGSLFGATGSSNFMSKSTGVAAAVFFASTLALAYFGTQRTAPTGAGVMERAVPATKAPATTGAGIPATTTVAPAAPASAPVAPAAPANQIPK, encoded by the coding sequence ATGAACACTTTGTTCAATCTGATCGTCGTCGTACAGGTTTTGTCAGCCCTGATCATCATCGGCCTGGTGCTGCTGCAGCACGGTAAGGGCGCCGACATGGGCGCCGCATTCGGCTCCGGCGCGTCCGGCAGCCTGTTCGGCGCCACCGGCTCGTCGAACTTCATGTCCAAATCGACCGGCGTCGCCGCCGCGGTGTTCTTCGCATCGACGCTGGCGCTGGCCTACTTCGGCACCCAGCGCACCGCGCCTACGGGCGCCGGCGTGATGGAGCGCGCGGTGCCGGCAACCAAGGCGCCGGCGACGACCGGCGCGGGCATCCCTGCGACCACCACCGTAGCGCCTGCAGCGCCTGCGTCGGCTCCGGTTGCTCCTGCGGCGCCAGCGAACCAAATTCCGAAGTAA